The nucleotide window gttttaaattcccaCCAATAGCAATATCATGGGCAATCATCAGGACATGATTGATCCAAACACGCATCGTGTCAGCAGCCTTTACGACAGATTCCTCGCGAACCTCCAAATCAGGGATAGGAGGTAAAGGCCTGGAATTGTACAGACATCATTGATTCAGTTTTCCACAAAAAGTCTTACTACAGCATAATCATTAAAGGATCTCAATTGCTCAACACAATCAGAACCATAATTGAAATGCAACCAGAGGCAGATCTACTTCAGGTGCACCCCTGCCTCAGTGCCAAATTAGCCTGACAGTAGGcttcaattttcaaaaactaaagaCAAAATCAATGATCCACCAATCTTATTCAGAGAGCAACCAGAAAGTATCTCGAAAAAAGTTGAATCGCGTGACATGCACTTATTACATTACCTGTTAAGAAGTGAGGCAGATTTAGCCCAGAAGAAAAGAATCACAACTAGAAGCAACATAACATTGGCAACAAAGGAAAGGACATTATATCCAGCTCGCTCAAACAAAATCCAAAGCGCAGTGGAACTGACTAGCAGAGTAACACTAGCACACCATCTCCTCCACAACAGCACATCCGCCACTGCAATTCAAATTTAACCGCCTCAACAAAACATTTCCTATCGAATAGTATTATTTTCCTAGAGAAGCCGAAGTTGATTATCAACGTGATCAAGTGTTACTTCAAAATCCATAGTGAATTGATGCGTTAATTGATAATTGCAATAAGGTCAATATGAAatctgaatttctgtaaatgcATGAATTGGGCTATGGATGCAAATATAGAGAAAGACAAGAATATACAGAAGGCAAAACGCAGACGTAGGATGAGGAAGAAACCTGAGCCACCACCAAGAGCATGATGTACAAAAGACTGACGATTATCTCCCATGGCGATTAGGGTTTCTGCCTAGTCTGCAACCGAAGAAGGAGGGCAGTGATGAAATCGCAGGGAGGGCGACGACGGTAATTTTTGGTAAATcagttcaacttcaaatatgCCAGGCGCACTAATGGATTAAACAATACTAAACATAATAAATCTGAAGGACGAGGAAAAATGAAATACTCCCGATCAGAAAGAAAGACGTTATGCTAAAGGTAAAAGGTAAAGTCTCTTTctagtaattttttattaaaactttTCACTTGAGTAATTTTTATGTCTAAGATTTATTGTGGATTATTTACGTGAGGGTTTTTTCTTGCCTCATAAAAAATAGACTAAATCTTATACTTTTAGTTTCACAAATTTGGGTTCACTTTTTGTGTGACATAAAATAATCTCACACAATTAATGGCATTAGGCATATAATCAAGACTGCATTCTATTCGCGTTGCGACTTtagtatatcaatttttttcaaatttacttTCACCAACTGCGTATTGTTCCGGCGGTTGAAGCCTAGAgagtttttgattattttacttATGCTTCTAGAAAAGAAAGGATGCAAATTAGGTGTTGGTTTCTTAAATTGTACGCAAAAGAGGGTGATGACATTTTGTGATGTCCACCACCAACTGGCAGTGATGCGGTTCAATGATTCAACTGTAAATGATTGGATTGGAGCCTCCCAAAGACTAATATTTACCATTAATGCTGACAATGGTAATGTAAGATAGTGTTAGC belongs to Solanum stenotomum isolate F172 chromosome 1, ASM1918654v1, whole genome shotgun sequence and includes:
- the LOC125851541 gene encoding reticulon-like protein B11, translated to MGDNRQSFVHHALGGGSVADVLLWRRWCASVTLLVSSTALWILFERAGYNVLSFVANVMLLLVVILFFWAKSASLLNRPLPPIPDLEVREESVVKAADTMRVWINHVLMIAHDIAIGGNLKLFVKVSLVMWLISYVGSFFNLLTFIYMGILFSLSAPLLYDKYQNQIDDKLIIAQKVIQTQYKKIDDNVLRKISRSSNKEKKTQ